A single Mangrovimonas sp. YM274 DNA region contains:
- a CDS encoding AsmA family protein: MKKVFKIIGITIVIIIALLVAIPLLFQSQIKDMIKTTLNDNLNAKVEFEDVNLSLISNFPKAHVTIDNLSITNLAPFEGETLASVKSIALNMSIMELFKDFETEPLAISSFSIDEALVNILTDKEGNSNYDIAKASDTPSTEDAPSESSGNFTIDIQDYSISNTNLIYVDAASNMEVRVANLNHSGKGQFSAERSQLDTNTDLFINLAMDSTQYLSNMHLKLDAVIGLDLEQNMYTFKDNKGYINALPLHFDGYVKLLENAQELDITFENPGSSFKDLLALVPEAYAKDLNGVETNGDFKLSGIVKGQLSETTIPTLDITMISNNASFKYPDLPKRVENIQINTSVKNSTGNPDDTFVAIDALNFKIDQDIFKSSATIKNLTKNMAVNAKVDGTLNLGNLSQAYPLQLEEELSGILKANIQTAFDMNALETNAYERIKANGNLNITDVVFTSESMLNPIEIAKADLSFSPQSVSLNTFDAKTGNSDFKASGTLNNFMGFVFSDKTLQGNFNLSSNKFVVNDFMTEDTSVETETQTEPQTTETLKIPDFLDCKISAQANTVVYDNLNLKNVKGTLTIKDQQAILSDMSSDIFQGKLAIDGTVSTKTETPTFDFKLGASNFDIAQSFNDLQLFQALAPIAKALQGQMNSSINLSGALNSDLAPDLNSVTGNAAMELLTSKIEPKEGPVLNKLKDEMSFIDFDKLDLKDLKTKLKFADGKVNVKPFHIKYEDIDIEVSGSHGFDMSLAYNTVFNVPAKYLGSDVNKLLAKMDDRDVKNMTVPVSANIGGTYANPKISTDLTSAASNLTKQLVEMQKNKLLNSGSDQVKDLLGGLMGGNSKEETPDSSSNATGDSSKTEDAVTEGVKDVLGGLFGKKKEKDNN, translated from the coding sequence ATGAAAAAAGTATTTAAAATTATTGGAATAACCATTGTAATAATTATAGCCTTACTAGTTGCCATTCCACTTTTGTTTCAGTCCCAAATCAAGGACATGATCAAGACCACTTTGAATGACAATCTAAATGCCAAGGTTGAATTTGAAGATGTTAACTTAAGTCTTATTAGCAACTTTCCGAAGGCTCATGTCACCATTGACAATTTATCCATTACCAATTTGGCACCGTTTGAAGGCGAAACCTTAGCTTCGGTAAAATCTATTGCCTTGAACATGTCCATCATGGAACTTTTTAAGGATTTCGAAACCGAGCCACTTGCCATTAGCAGTTTTAGTATTGATGAGGCTTTGGTGAATATTCTAACCGATAAAGAAGGGAACAGCAATTACGATATCGCTAAAGCAAGCGACACACCTTCAACCGAAGACGCTCCTTCAGAAAGCAGCGGGAATTTCACTATCGACATTCAAGATTACAGTATCAGCAATACCAACTTGATTTATGTGGATGCCGCCTCAAACATGGAAGTACGTGTTGCCAACCTTAACCACTCAGGAAAAGGACAGTTCTCCGCGGAACGCTCACAATTGGACACCAATACAGACCTATTCATCAACTTGGCTATGGATAGCACACAATACCTCTCTAACATGCATTTGAAACTTGATGCAGTTATTGGATTGGATTTAGAACAGAACATGTACACCTTTAAGGACAACAAAGGCTACATCAACGCCCTGCCATTGCATTTTGACGGCTATGTAAAACTATTGGAAAATGCACAGGAATTGGATATTACCTTTGAAAACCCTGGATCTTCATTCAAGGATTTGTTAGCCTTGGTTCCAGAAGCCTATGCTAAAGACTTAAATGGCGTAGAAACCAATGGAGATTTCAAATTATCAGGAATTGTAAAAGGTCAGCTTTCCGAAACCACGATTCCAACTTTGGACATTACTATGATTTCCAACAATGCGTCCTTTAAATATCCTGACTTACCAAAAAGGGTAGAGAACATTCAAATAAACACTTCTGTTAAAAACAGCACTGGAAATCCGGACGACACTTTTGTTGCTATCGATGCTCTGAATTTTAAAATAGACCAAGACATCTTCAAATCGTCCGCAACCATTAAAAACCTAACCAAAAACATGGCCGTAAACGCAAAAGTGGACGGCACCCTTAATTTAGGAAACCTCTCCCAGGCTTACCCGCTGCAATTGGAAGAAGAACTGAGCGGTATCCTAAAAGCCAACATACAAACGGCTTTCGATATGAATGCCTTGGAAACAAATGCCTACGAACGCATTAAGGCCAATGGAAATTTAAACATAACGGACGTTGTATTTACTTCGGAAAGCATGCTGAACCCTATAGAAATTGCAAAGGCCGACCTGTCATTTTCTCCTCAAAGTGTTTCCCTAAATACCTTTGATGCCAAAACGGGTAATTCTGACTTCAAGGCCTCTGGAACTCTTAATAATTTTATGGGCTTTGTATTTAGTGACAAGACACTTCAAGGGAATTTCAACTTGAGCTCCAACAAATTTGTGGTGAACGATTTTATGACAGAAGACACCTCTGTTGAAACGGAAACCCAAACAGAACCACAAACCACTGAAACTTTAAAAATTCCAGACTTTTTGGATTGCAAAATTTCAGCCCAAGCCAATACCGTTGTGTATGACAACCTAAACCTTAAAAATGTTAAAGGAACCTTGACGATTAAAGACCAACAGGCCATCCTGTCTGATATGAGCAGTGATATTTTCCAAGGCAAGTTGGCAATTGACGGAACGGTTTCTACCAAAACGGAGACCCCAACCTTCGATTTCAAATTGGGGGCTTCCAATTTTGACATTGCACAATCGTTTAATGATCTGCAATTGTTTCAAGCATTGGCTCCAATTGCAAAAGCATTACAAGGCCAGATGAATTCTAGCATCAATCTTTCTGGAGCGCTTAACAGTGACTTGGCTCCTGACTTGAATTCCGTAACGGGAAATGCCGCCATGGAACTTTTGACCTCTAAAATAGAACCAAAAGAAGGCCCTGTACTGAACAAGTTGAAAGACGAAATGTCCTTTATAGATTTTGACAAACTGGATTTAAAGGATCTTAAAACCAAATTGAAGTTTGCCGATGGAAAAGTAAACGTAAAACCTTTCCATATTAAATATGAAGACATTGACATTGAGGTTTCCGGATCGCATGGATTTGACATGTCTTTAGCCTACAATACGGTGTTTAATGTTCCTGCGAAATATTTGGGAAGTGATGTCAATAAACTACTTGCCAAAATGGACGACAGGGATGTTAAAAACATGACCGTTCCTGTTTCGGCCAATATTGGAGGAACATATGCCAATCCTAAAATTTCCACAGACCTAACAAGCGCCGCTTCCAATTTGACAAAACAATTGGTGGAAATGCAAAAGAACAAACTCCTCAATTCAGGGTCTGATCAAGTAAAAGACCTATTAGGCGGTTTGATGGGAGGCAATTCCAAAGAAGAAACTCCTGATAGTTCCAGCAATGCTACAGGTGATAGCAGCAAAACAGAAGATGCCGTTACTGAAGGAGTTAAGGACGTTTTGGGAGGCTTATTTGGGAAGAAAAAAGAGAAGGACAATAACTAA
- a CDS encoding queuosine precursor transporter — protein sequence MTLKDKLAAQRIYLILAALFITSLVVSNLIFQKFFYWYPLNIEVFNTKLFEISVGILPYPITFLITDLISEIYGKKRANQVVLTGIFASVFSLLIILVANAVPATSWSHVKDDTFAHVFGNSAIAVCASMLAYLFAQFIDIQVYHFWKRLTKGKYLWLRNNFSTWFSQFIDTFTIVFLLCSFHIIEWSNFTGLLISGVLFKVIVALLDTPLLYLGVYIIKKRFQLDLNDELQLI from the coding sequence ATGACTTTAAAAGACAAACTCGCGGCACAACGCATTTATCTGATATTGGCAGCTTTATTTATCACGTCATTGGTAGTTTCCAACCTCATTTTTCAAAAGTTTTTTTATTGGTACCCACTCAATATCGAGGTGTTCAATACTAAACTTTTTGAAATATCAGTTGGCATTCTTCCCTACCCAATCACTTTTTTGATTACCGACTTGATCAGCGAGATTTACGGAAAAAAAAGAGCGAACCAAGTGGTGCTAACCGGGATTTTTGCCTCCGTATTTTCGTTACTGATCATTTTAGTAGCCAATGCCGTGCCCGCCACGTCTTGGTCGCATGTAAAAGATGACACGTTTGCCCATGTGTTTGGGAATTCGGCCATCGCCGTTTGCGCCAGTATGCTCGCCTATTTATTTGCCCAATTTATTGACATTCAAGTATACCATTTTTGGAAACGACTCACCAAAGGCAAGTATCTTTGGCTGCGCAACAATTTTTCAACTTGGTTCTCGCAGTTCATAGATACGTTTACCATTGTATTCCTATTGTGTTCCTTTCATATTATTGAATGGAGCAATTTTACAGGCCTATTGATATCAGGGGTATTATTTAAAGTTATCGTAGCACTATTGGATACGCCCTTATTGTATCTGGGTGTTTACATAATTAAAAAACGCTTTCAGCTTGACTTAAACGACGAGCTACAGCTCATCTAA
- the folK gene encoding 2-amino-4-hydroxy-6-hydroxymethyldihydropteridine diphosphokinase, which produces MDKAHTFYIALGSNTGGRFQHLQKAINVIFERVGRVDRIAKVYNTPALGFEGDDFLNTCISVVSKLAPEEVMQELLSIEKELGRTRSGQSGYASRPIDLDVILIDDLVLDLESLIIPHPRMQLRQFVLQPLNDIASEVIHPVLQQSVGTLTRLCKDDSDVQPIDAVLQNPMEAYGFSSKNYIAIEGNIGAGKTSLATMISEDFNAKLILERFADNPFLPKFYQEPQRYAFALEMSFLADRYQQISDDLSQLDLFRDFIVSDYDVFKSLIFSKVTLVEDEFKLYRKLFYLMYKDIAKPELYVYLYQKIDRLQQNIRKRGRDYEQQIEDAYLEKINAGYLEFLRNQNELNVKIIDITDRDFVANRADYLWLLKEINDGI; this is translated from the coding sequence ATGGATAAAGCGCACACATTTTACATTGCATTGGGCAGCAATACGGGAGGCCGTTTTCAACATCTTCAAAAGGCTATTAATGTCATTTTTGAGCGTGTTGGACGGGTAGACCGCATTGCCAAAGTGTACAATACACCTGCTTTGGGATTTGAGGGAGACGATTTTTTGAATACCTGTATTTCGGTGGTGTCGAAGTTGGCTCCAGAGGAGGTCATGCAAGAATTATTAAGTATTGAAAAAGAGTTGGGGCGCACGCGTTCTGGGCAATCGGGGTATGCATCCAGGCCGATAGATTTGGATGTGATTTTAATTGATGATTTGGTGCTGGATTTGGAAAGTTTGATCATTCCACATCCGCGCATGCAGTTACGTCAATTTGTATTGCAACCCTTGAATGATATTGCTTCGGAGGTGATCCATCCAGTTTTGCAACAAAGTGTTGGAACTTTGACTCGTTTATGTAAAGATGATAGTGACGTACAGCCTATTGACGCTGTTTTGCAAAATCCGATGGAGGCTTATGGATTTTCATCTAAAAACTATATTGCTATTGAAGGAAATATAGGGGCCGGTAAAACAAGTCTGGCCACCATGATCTCTGAAGATTTTAATGCGAAGCTTATTTTGGAGCGCTTTGCCGACAATCCGTTTTTGCCGAAGTTCTATCAAGAACCGCAGCGCTATGCCTTTGCCTTGGAGATGTCGTTTTTGGCCGATCGCTATCAGCAAATCAGTGATGATTTGTCGCAGTTGGATTTGTTTAGAGATTTTATTGTGAGCGATTATGATGTATTTAAATCTTTGATATTTTCAAAAGTGACTTTGGTGGAGGATGAATTTAAACTGTACCGAAAGCTTTTTTACTTGATGTATAAGGATATTGCCAAGCCTGAACTATATGTTTATTTGTATCAAAAAATAGACAGACTTCAGCAAAATATTCGCAAACGTGGCCGTGATTACGAGCAGCAGATTGAGGATGCATACTTGGAGAAAATCAATGCGGGGTATTTGGAGTTTTTACGAAATCAAAATGAGCTTAACGTTAAGATCATTGATATCACCGATCGGGATTTTGTAGCTAATAGAGCAGATTATCTTTGGTTGTTAAAAGAAATAAACGATGGTATTTAA
- a CDS encoding GyrI-like domain-containing protein has protein sequence MVFKIVQQEDIKLIGMRAKVSFQTMGPETARLGRELMPRLAEISSRIGEYTLSVQVYESFNFETLTPQTQFDKWIGVEVESFDNMPEGLESLVIKGGKYFVFDYKGSVANYPPVWTSVFEKWLPQLGYAVDDRPHFEKLPPSYNPRQEVNEEEIWIPIG, from the coding sequence ATGGTATTTAAAATTGTACAACAAGAGGACATAAAGTTGATAGGGATGCGTGCCAAGGTGTCCTTTCAAACCATGGGGCCAGAAACCGCAAGGTTAGGCAGGGAGTTGATGCCAAGGCTAGCTGAGATTTCATCCCGAATTGGCGAGTATACTTTGTCGGTTCAGGTTTATGAGTCTTTTAATTTTGAAACCCTGACACCTCAAACCCAATTTGACAAATGGATTGGTGTTGAGGTGGAAAGTTTTGATAACATGCCAGAAGGTTTGGAATCTTTAGTAATTAAAGGCGGCAAATACTTTGTGTTCGACTACAAAGGAAGTGTAGCCAATTACCCACCCGTTTGGACATCGGTATTTGAAAAATGGCTGCCCCAATTGGGATATGCCGTGGATGACCGGCCGCATTTTGAAAAATTGCCGCCATCTTATAATCCGAGACAAGAGGTAAATGAAGAGGAAATTTGGATTCCTATTGGTTAA